One Triticum dicoccoides isolate Atlit2015 ecotype Zavitan chromosome 5B, WEW_v2.0, whole genome shotgun sequence genomic window carries:
- the LOC119311048 gene encoding NAC domain-containing protein 41-like has translation MEKMRAAGEAPPTQLLPPGFRFHPTDVELLLQYLRRMALDRPLPAAVIPVVHDAAMPDPWDLPGASEGESAYFFSQRQGRGGRRRRATGGYWKATGKEKPVFVQLPVGKRLLVGVKTALAFHRGKSRTDWVMHEYRLAGAADQNKRANGGSQSSEWVVCRVSMKSRARRSAAGGETTGDHQQEQPSPSPSSTSSCVTDHTCHAPDQEEVSSSTSHCQQHPTR, from the exons ATGGAGAAGATGCGGGCAGCAGGGGAGGCGCCGCCGACGCAGCTGCTGCCTCCGGGGTTTCGGTTCCACCCCACCGACGTGGAGCTGCTGCTGCAGTACCTCCGCCGCATGGCCCTGGACCGCCCGCTGCCCGCCGCCGTCATCCCCGTCGTCCACGACGCCGCCATGCCCGACCCCTGGGACCTCCCCG GCGCGAGCGAGGGGGAATCGGCTTACTTCTTCAGCCAGAGGCAAGGccgtggcgggcggcggaggagagcGACCGGAGGGTACTGGAAGGCCACGGGGAAGGAGAAGCCGGTGTTCGTGCAGCTGCCGGTTGGCAAGCGGCTGCTCGTCGGCGTCAAgacggcgctggccttccaccgcgGCAAGTCGCGCACGGACTGGGTCATGCACGAGTACCGCCTCGCCGGCGCGGCGGACCAGAACAAGCGTGCCAATGGCGGCTCGCAGAGCAGCGAATGGGTCGTGTGCCGGGTGTCTATGAAAAGCAGAGCAAGGAGGTCGGCAGCGGGCGGCGAGACGACCGGCGATCACCAGCAGGAGCAGCCATCACCGTCGCCGTCTTCGACGTCGAGCTGCGTCACGGACCACACTTGTCACGCCCCAGACCAAGAAGAGGTCAGCAGCAGCACTAGCCATTGCCAGCAGCATCCGACACGCTAA